In Buchnera aphidicola (Lipaphis pseudobrassicae), a genomic segment contains:
- the pyrD gene encoding quinone-dependent dihydroorotate dehydrogenase yields MFYYFIRKLLFLIDAEKSHNLTFKCINSKSFQLLQDFFFTHKIPSKKITCMGLTFKNKLGIAAGIDKNGEYIDCLSKMGFGFIEVGTVTPLPQYGNIKPRIFRITSKEAIINKMGFNNLGIENLIKNIKKSRFKEIIGVNIGKNKNTNIDNAVQDYLICMEKIYIYASYITINISSPNTINLRTLQYGQNFKSLLYKIKKKQHELHKKYLKYVPIAIKISPDLSKKELLNISKQLIRYEIDAVIATNTTLDHSSIQNNLKKIYQKGGLSGLPLQKKSTNVISILSKSLKKKIPIIGVGGINSIYSAKEKIKSGASLIQIYSGLIYHGPKLIRNIIKNI; encoded by the coding sequence ATGTTTTATTATTTCATTCGTAAACTATTATTTTTAATAGATGCAGAAAAATCTCATAATTTAACATTTAAATGTATTAATTCTAAGAGTTTTCAATTATTACAAGATTTTTTTTTTACACATAAAATACCATCAAAAAAAATAACATGTATGGGATTGACATTCAAAAATAAATTAGGAATAGCTGCTGGAATAGATAAAAATGGAGAATATATAGATTGTTTATCAAAAATGGGTTTTGGTTTTATTGAAGTTGGAACTGTTACACCTTTACCTCAATATGGAAATATCAAACCAAGAATATTTAGAATTACTTCCAAAGAAGCTATAATTAATAAAATGGGATTCAATAATTTAGGAATAGAAAATTTAATTAAAAATATAAAAAAATCTCGTTTTAAAGAAATTATAGGTGTAAATATTGGAAAAAATAAAAATACCAACATTGATAATGCTGTTCAAGATTATTTAATATGTATGGAAAAAATTTACATTTACGCAAGTTATATAACTATTAATATTTCTTCTCCAAATACTATTAATTTAAGAACTTTGCAATATGGACAAAACTTTAAAAGTTTATTGTATAAAATAAAAAAAAAACAACATGAATTACACAAAAAATATTTAAAATATGTTCCAATAGCTATTAAAATTTCACCAGATTTATCAAAAAAAGAATTGCTTAATATTTCCAAACAATTAATCCGATATGAAATAGATGCAGTAATTGCTACTAATACAACATTAGACCATTCGTCAATACAAAATAACTTAAAAAAAATTTATCAAAAAGGTGGATTAAGTGGATTACCTTTACAAAAGAAAAGTACTAATGTAATTTCAATATTATCAAAAAGTTTAAAAAAGAAAATTCCTATTATTGGAGTGGGAGGAATTAATTCAATTTATTCTGCAAAAGAAAAAATAAAATCAGGAGCCAGTTTAATACAAATATATTCCGGACTAATATATCATGGTCCAAAACTAATTAGAAATATTATTAAAAATATATAA
- the argF gene encoding ornithine carbamoyltransferase: protein MNNLYYRNCLRLLDFSSLELKKIINLAQKLKQDKKNNIETQFLKKKNIALIFEKESTRTRCSFEIAAFDQGAHVTYLGPGSTHLGTKESIEDTAKVLSRLYDGIQYRGHDHNTIEILAKYSKVPVWNGLTEKFHPTQLLADLLTIKEIHPKKDFNNIKCAYVGDTNNNMGNSLLEAASLVGLDLRLVSPKECWPEKKLFTYCQKQAKQKNGNIVCTEDIIEGVKSVDFIYTDVWVSMGESETTWTKKIELLQSYQVNDSMLNATNNPQVKILHCLPALHDQKTDIGKSILKKYGFKNGIEITNNIFQKHQETIFEQAENRLHTIKAMVVSSLSKTINL, encoded by the coding sequence ATGAATAATCTTTATTATCGAAATTGTTTAAGATTGTTAGATTTTTCTTCTTTAGAATTAAAAAAAATTATAAATTTAGCTCAAAAATTAAAACAAGACAAAAAAAATAATATAGAAACTCAGTTTCTTAAAAAAAAGAATATAGCTTTAATTTTTGAAAAAGAATCTACTCGCACAAGATGTTCTTTTGAAATTGCTGCATTTGATCAAGGAGCTCATGTTACTTATCTTGGACCTGGTAGTACACATCTTGGAACAAAAGAATCAATCGAAGATACGGCAAAAGTGCTTAGTCGTTTGTACGATGGTATTCAATATCGAGGCCATGATCACAATACAATAGAAATTTTAGCAAAATATTCTAAAGTTCCAGTATGGAATGGATTAACTGAAAAATTTCATCCTACACAATTACTTGCTGATTTACTGACTATTAAAGAAATACATCCAAAAAAAGACTTTAACAATATAAAATGTGCATATGTTGGCGATACAAATAATAATATGGGTAATAGTTTATTGGAAGCTGCTTCACTAGTGGGATTAGATTTACGTCTAGTATCTCCTAAAGAATGCTGGCCAGAAAAAAAATTATTTACATATTGTCAAAAACAAGCAAAACAAAAAAATGGAAACATAGTATGCACTGAAGATATTATAGAAGGAGTTAAATCTGTAGATTTTATTTATACTGATGTTTGGGTTTCTATGGGAGAATCTGAAACAACATGGACAAAAAAAATTGAATTATTACAATCTTATCAAGTCAATGACTCTATGTTAAATGCCACCAATAATCCTCAAGTAAAAATACTACATTGTCTTCCTGCATTACATGATCAAAAAACAGATATAGGAAAATCTATATTAAAAAAATATGGATTTAAAAATGGCATAGAAATAACAAACAATATTTTTCAAAAACATCAAGAAACTATTTTTGAACAAGCAGAAAACAGATTACATACTATAAAAGCTATGGTTGTATCTAGTTTATCTAAAACAATTAATTTATAA
- a CDS encoding valine--tRNA ligase: MEKIYNPKHIEESLYNFWEKNGYFKPDYLKQPTFCIIMPPPNITGNLHMGHAFQQTIMDILVRYHRMQGKNTLWQVGTDHAGIATQILVERQIFSEENKTKNDYSREDFIKKVWIWKKKYNSIVTKQMRRLGISVDWDHEKFTLDPDISIAVQEAFIILYNNHLIYQKKRLVHWDSKLETVISDLEVAHRVEKGKKWFIKYPVVKNNLFSTCNIEYLIVSTTRPETLLGDTAIAVNPKDSKYNKFIGNFVKCPLINRIIPIIGDEYADIKKGTGCVKITPAHDFNDYKVGVRHKLPMINIFSFDGKIKCIADVYDHHGNLSNIYSNSIPKLFQKLDILSARVKIIEEIKNLGLLKKTEECNITIPYNDRTGVIIEPILTNQWYLKISKLARVAIDAVKEKKIKFIPGQYKSMYFSWMKNVEDWCISRQLWWGHRIPIWYDAEKNIYVGKDEKTIRKKYSLSNDILLKQDEDVLDTWFSSGLWTFSSLGWPKKTTFLKLFHSTNVLVSGFDIIFFWIARMIMLTMYFIKDKNGNPEVPFKNVYITGLIRDDQGMKMSKSKGNVIDPLDMIDGISLSDLIKKRTSHLLQSNLSEKIIERTTKQFPHGITSTGTDALRFTFSALAANTRDIHWDINRLKGYRNFCNKLWNASRFVLMNTKNHHFLEINLQEDMLLINRWILIESNNVVKLYRDSLDTYRFDIASNILYDFIWNIFCDWYLEFTKIIIKNGSDKQIYHTKNVLLYILELILRMAHPIIPFITEEIWQRIKLIVNSKEETIMLQPFPKYNHALTNVNILNNMNWIKDVIVFLRQIRISMRVNTTKLLPLFFYNITSEKKIIIDENALFLKKIAFLESITILFEKYDENLYVKKIINEVEVIIPILKLVNVQEELDRLKKEEKMLQRSIILIKEKLVNKNFLTHAPEKIIIQEKNKLLKLNETHLELCKKIKKFINLSHIS; encoded by the coding sequence ATGGAAAAAATTTATAATCCTAAACATATTGAAGAATCATTATATAATTTTTGGGAAAAAAATGGGTATTTTAAACCTGATTATTTAAAGCAACCAACTTTTTGCATTATTATGCCTCCTCCTAATATTACTGGAAATTTGCATATGGGACATGCATTTCAACAAACAATTATGGATATATTAGTTCGTTATCATAGAATGCAAGGAAAAAATACTTTATGGCAAGTAGGAACAGATCATGCTGGAATAGCAACACAAATATTAGTTGAACGTCAAATATTTTCAGAAGAAAATAAAACTAAAAACGATTATAGCAGGGAAGATTTTATTAAAAAAGTTTGGATATGGAAAAAAAAATACAATAGTATTGTAACTAAACAAATGCGACGTTTGGGGATTTCTGTCGATTGGGATCATGAAAAATTTACTTTAGATCCTGATATTTCTATTGCTGTTCAAGAAGCGTTTATTATCTTATATAATAATCATCTTATTTATCAAAAAAAAAGATTGGTACATTGGGATTCAAAGTTAGAAACAGTAATTTCAGATTTAGAGGTTGCTCATCGAGTAGAAAAAGGAAAAAAGTGGTTTATTAAGTATCCAGTAGTCAAAAATAATCTTTTTTCAACTTGTAATATTGAATATTTAATTGTTTCTACAACTAGACCTGAAACTTTATTAGGGGATACAGCTATCGCAGTAAATCCTAAAGATAGTAAATATAATAAGTTTATTGGCAATTTTGTAAAATGTCCTTTGATCAATCGTATCATTCCTATTATTGGTGATGAATATGCTGATATAAAAAAAGGAACAGGTTGCGTTAAAATAACTCCAGCACATGACTTTAATGATTATAAGGTAGGAGTTCGTCATAAATTACCAATGATTAATATTTTTTCTTTTGATGGAAAAATTAAATGTATTGCTGATGTTTATGATCATCATGGTAATTTGTCTAATATATACAGTAATTCCATTCCTAAATTATTTCAAAAATTAGATATCTTATCTGCACGAGTAAAAATTATAGAAGAAATTAAAAATTTAGGATTATTGAAAAAAACTGAAGAATGTAATATTACTATTCCTTATAATGATCGAACTGGAGTGATTATTGAACCTATTCTTACAAATCAATGGTATTTGAAAATATCAAAATTAGCTCGCGTTGCTATTGATGCTGTAAAAGAAAAAAAAATTAAATTTATACCTGGGCAGTATAAAAGTATGTATTTTTCCTGGATGAAAAATGTTGAAGATTGGTGTATTTCTCGTCAATTATGGTGGGGACATCGAATTCCTATATGGTATGATGCTGAAAAAAATATATATGTTGGAAAAGATGAAAAAACAATACGAAAGAAATATTCTCTTTCAAATGATATTTTGTTAAAGCAAGATGAAGATGTTTTAGATACATGGTTTTCTTCTGGATTATGGACGTTTTCTAGTTTAGGTTGGCCTAAAAAAACAACATTTTTAAAACTTTTTCATTCTACTAATGTTTTAGTAAGCGGTTTTGATATTATTTTTTTTTGGATTGCTAGAATGATTATGTTGACAATGTATTTTATTAAAGATAAAAATGGCAATCCTGAAGTACCATTTAAAAATGTTTATATAACCGGATTAATTCGAGATGATCAAGGTATGAAAATGTCAAAATCAAAAGGAAATGTAATTGATCCTTTAGATATGATAGATGGAATATCTTTATCAGATTTAATTAAAAAAAGAACGAGTCATTTGTTACAATCGAATTTATCTGAAAAAATTATTGAACGTACTACAAAACAATTTCCACATGGTATAACATCCACTGGAACAGATGCATTGCGTTTTACTTTTTCTGCATTAGCTGCTAATACACGTGATATACATTGGGATATAAATAGATTAAAAGGATATCGTAATTTTTGTAATAAACTTTGGAATGCAAGTCGATTTGTTTTAATGAACACTAAAAATCATCATTTTTTAGAAATTAATTTACAAGAAGATATGTTATTAATAAATCGATGGATTTTAATAGAAAGCAATAATGTAGTTAAATTATATCGTGATTCGTTAGATACTTATCGTTTTGATATTGCTTCTAATATTTTATATGATTTTATTTGGAATATTTTTTGCGATTGGTATTTAGAATTTACAAAAATTATTATTAAAAATGGTTCTGATAAACAAATTTATCATACTAAAAATGTTTTACTTTATATTCTAGAATTAATTTTGAGAATGGCTCATCCAATTATTCCATTTATTACAGAAGAGATTTGGCAACGTATAAAATTAATTGTTAATTCAAAAGAAGAAACAATTATGCTGCAACCTTTTCCAAAATATAATCATGCATTAACCAATGTAAACATATTAAATAATATGAATTGGATAAAAGATGTAATTGTATTTTTAAGACAAATTAGAATTAGTATGCGTGTTAATACTACTAAATTATTGCCATTATTTTTTTATAATATCACTTCTGAAAAAAAAATAATTATTGATGAAAATGCTTTATTTCTAAAAAAGATAGCTTTTTTAGAAAGTATTACAATATTATTTGAGAAATATGATGAAAATTTATATGTAAAAAAAATCATTAATGAAGTAGAAGTAATAATTCCTATATTAAAATTAGTAAATGTACAAGAAGAATTGGATAGATTAAAAAAAGAAGAAAAAATGCTTCAAAGAAGTATTATTCTTATAAAAGAAAAACTTGTAAATAAAAACTTTTTAACTCATGCTCCAGAGAAAATAATAATTCAAGAAAAAAATAAGTTATTAAAACTAAATGAAACACATTTAGAATTATGTAAAAAAATAAAAAAATTTATAAATTTATCTCACATATCATAA
- the trhO gene encoding oxygen-dependent tRNA uridine(34) hydroxylase TrhO: MSILHNISPRKQLKKQMLSDSTKRLNLCFYKYFEIKNPQEYRNTIYEHFYRNNILGRVYIANEGINAQISIPKTNYLILKKFLYHFDPCLNNLYINQSLNNEKSFWMLTVKVKEKIISDGIKEPFFDPNHVGVRIKSKAVNSMLNDKNTIFVDMRNSYEYEIGHFENAVEIKSKTFREQLQKVVKVMQYAKDKKIVMYCTGGIRCEKATAWMYFNGFQHIYHIQGGIIGYVNDAKKNNLPIFFKGKNFVFDHRMSEKISDDVISFCHQCNKSSDNYVNCKNNLCHLLFIQCINCFNIFNGCCSYNCIKKI, translated from the coding sequence ATGTCCATTTTACATAATATTTCTCCTAGAAAACAATTAAAAAAACAAATGTTATCTGATAGTACAAAACGTTTAAATTTATGTTTCTATAAATATTTCGAGATAAAAAACCCACAGGAATATCGAAATACAATTTATGAGCATTTTTATCGAAATAATATTTTAGGAAGAGTATATATTGCTAATGAAGGTATTAATGCTCAAATTAGCATTCCAAAAACAAATTATCTTATTTTAAAAAAATTTTTATATCACTTTGATCCATGTTTAAATAATTTATATATCAATCAATCATTAAATAATGAAAAATCTTTTTGGATGCTTACTGTAAAAGTTAAAGAAAAAATTATATCGGATGGTATTAAAGAACCATTTTTTGATCCGAATCATGTAGGTGTTCGTATTAAATCAAAAGCAGTGAATTCAATGTTAAATGATAAAAATACAATATTTGTTGATATGAGAAATTCTTATGAATATGAAATAGGTCATTTTGAAAATGCAGTAGAAATTAAAAGTAAAACGTTTAGAGAACAATTACAAAAAGTTGTCAAAGTTATGCAGTATGCTAAAGATAAAAAAATTGTTATGTACTGTACTGGTGGAATTCGTTGTGAAAAAGCTACTGCTTGGATGTATTTTAATGGTTTTCAACATATTTATCATATTCAAGGAGGAATTATTGGTTATGTAAATGATGCTAAAAAAAATAATTTACCAATTTTTTTTAAAGGAAAAAATTTTGTTTTTGATCATCGTATGTCTGAAAAAATTTCTGATGATGTCATATCTTTTTGTCATCAATGCAATAAATCTTCAGATAATTATGTTAATTGTAAAAATAATTTATGTCATCTTCTTTTTATTCAATGTATAAATTGTTTTAATATTTTTAATGGTTGTTGCTCTTATAATTGTATAAAAAAAATATAG
- a CDS encoding ATP-binding cassette domain-containing protein: protein MSLISIQNAYLSFNDVQILKNSTLHINPRERICLIGKNGTGKSTILKVINKTQDLDNGRIFYKKNIKISYLKQTNPNNLDISIYDFIVSGLYKKSIINNDSIIPNKKTIKIEDNIKIIKIIENIKLEKNTLLSELSGGLLRKVTLSRVLVGQSDLLLLDEPTNHLDIKTVRWLEKFLDKFTGSILFVSHDRNFIKNISTRIIDLDGGKLISWPGNYDNFIKLKNESNRIEQIKKKIFDKKLKKEELWIRKCVKARSIRNEGRVKNLKTLRKENDDYQKIEKLGKIKANQSRHHLGKILFELENIDFSINDQYIIKNFSSIIQNGDKLGLIGDNGCGKSTMIKILIGEKQPKRGKIYRNTGLKISYFDQNRSLLDSNKSILENMHYGNIELIVKYLNAFLFKPNELQSLVKTLSGGQRNRLLLAKLFLKPSNVLILDEPTNDLDLDSLQLLEKIIINYKGTVLLVSHDETFINNTINKYWYFEKNGIISTHVGKFNSIKRKEKSSKKRKIKINHHLKKITQNKIKKNLNDIFLKIEKTELQIKKLQNKINKIDFFKKDLENKLSTLKILSEKEKELEELLIYWEHLEKSTAIKKHNN from the coding sequence ATGTCACTTATTAGTATACAAAACGCTTATTTGTCATTTAATGATGTACAAATTTTAAAAAATAGTACACTTCATATTAATCCACGTGAAAGAATATGTTTAATTGGTAAAAATGGCACTGGAAAATCAACTATTTTAAAAGTTATAAATAAAACACAAGATTTAGATAATGGTAGAATTTTTTACAAAAAAAATATAAAAATATCTTATCTTAAACAAACTAATCCAAACAATCTTGATATTTCTATATATGACTTTATTGTTTCGGGATTATACAAAAAAAGTATAATAAATAATGATTCAATTATTCCAAATAAAAAAACTATCAAAATAGAAGATAATATAAAAATAATAAAAATTATTGAAAATATTAAACTAGAAAAAAATACATTATTATCTGAATTATCTGGTGGTTTATTAAGAAAAGTTACATTAAGTCGAGTATTAGTAGGACAATCAGATCTACTATTACTAGATGAACCAACTAATCATTTAGATATAAAAACAGTAAGATGGTTAGAAAAATTTTTAGATAAATTTACTGGAAGTATATTATTTGTATCACATGATAGAAATTTTATTAAAAATATATCTACTCGTATTATAGATCTTGATGGTGGAAAATTAATTTCTTGGCCAGGAAATTATGATAATTTTATAAAATTAAAAAATGAAAGTAATCGCATTGAACAAATTAAAAAAAAAATATTCGATAAAAAATTAAAAAAAGAAGAATTATGGATTAGAAAATGTGTTAAAGCACGTTCTATTCGAAATGAAGGTAGAGTTAAAAACTTAAAAACACTTCGAAAAGAAAATGATGATTATCAAAAAATAGAAAAATTAGGGAAAATTAAAGCGAATCAATCTAGACATCATTTAGGGAAAATTCTTTTTGAATTAGAAAATATAGACTTTTCTATAAACGATCAGTATATTATTAAAAATTTTTCATCAATAATTCAAAACGGTGATAAATTAGGATTAATCGGAGATAACGGATGTGGTAAAAGTACCATGATTAAAATTCTTATAGGAGAAAAACAACCAAAAAGAGGGAAAATTTATAGAAATACAGGATTAAAAATATCATATTTTGATCAAAATAGATCCTTGTTAGATTCAAATAAATCCATATTAGAAAATATGCACTATGGAAATATAGAGCTTATAGTAAAATATTTAAATGCATTTCTATTTAAACCTAATGAGTTACAATCTTTAGTAAAAACGTTATCTGGTGGTCAACGTAATAGATTATTATTAGCGAAATTATTCCTAAAACCAAGTAATGTTTTGATTCTCGATGAACCTACAAATGATTTAGATTTAGATAGTTTACAACTATTAGAAAAAATTATTATAAATTATAAAGGCACTGTTTTATTAGTTAGTCATGATGAAACATTTATAAATAATACAATAAATAAATATTGGTATTTTGAAAAAAATGGAATAATTAGTACTCATGTTGGAAAATTTAACAGTATAAAAAGAAAAGAAAAAAGTTCTAAAAAAAGAAAAATTAAAATAAATCATCATTTAAAAAAAATAACACAAAATAAAATAAAAAAAAATTTAAATGATATATTTTTAAAAATAGAAAAAACAGAACTTCAGATTAAAAAATTACAAAATAAGATAAATAAAATAGATTTTTTTAAAAAAGATTTAGAAAATAAGTTATCAACGTTAAAAATATTATCTGAAAAAGAAAAAGAACTAGAAGAATTATTAATATATTGGGAACATTTAGAGAAATCTACTGCAATAAAAAAACATAACAATTAA
- the rlmKL gene encoding bifunctional 23S rRNA (guanine(2069)-N(7))-methyltransferase RlmK/23S rRNA (guanine(2445)-N(2))-methyltransferase RlmL, whose product NVIHMMLNLSGDALYKRGYRKLCNSTPIKENLAAAIVLNSKWTGESPIVDPMCGSGTLLIEAAMISCDKAPGLNRLKWGFQFWKKHNNNLWQDIYQTAKKRFQIGLKKCHKNYFIGYDYDSEIIKKAKINAFNAGLSTIIQFFIKNLNNLKNIYNKKEIGIILSNPPYGQRKEAENQLVGLYVQLGIVLKKYFENWQLSILSSSNFLLNFLQMQSYQKYILKNGTLNCIQKNYQIFLNNPISENNEYQNRIRKNFKKLKKWTIQEKIECFRLYNADLPNYNIIVDVYKKWIVVQEYKAPKIINCKKAHQRLCNAIYYTKEILSIDINNIILKIRKKNKNNTQYQKLFNKSNFIQIKEYHAKFLVNLTDYLDTGLFLETRLIRKLIGIISKGKDFLNLFSYTGTATVYAGLGEAKSTTSIDMSNTYIQWSMKNMLINNLTSTKHNFIQANCLDWIKKTNKKFDLIFINPPTFSNSKKMNKSFELTRDYLNVIQDLKTILRVNGNIIFSSSKHNFQINLDALNKIKLSAKNITKKTQSKDYMNNSKLYHSWIIKHTR is encoded by the coding sequence ACAATGTAATACATATGATGTTAAATTTAAGTGGAGATGCTTTATATAAAAGAGGATATCGAAAACTTTGTAATTCTACTCCTATTAAAGAAAACTTAGCTGCAGCAATAGTATTGAACTCAAAATGGACAGGAGAATCTCCTATAGTAGATCCTATGTGTGGATCAGGAACATTATTAATTGAAGCTGCAATGATCTCCTGCGACAAAGCACCTGGATTAAATAGATTAAAATGGGGATTTCAATTTTGGAAAAAACATAATAATAATTTATGGCAAGACATTTATCAAACTGCGAAAAAAAGATTTCAAATAGGATTAAAAAAATGCCATAAAAATTATTTTATAGGATATGATTACGATTCCGAAATTATAAAAAAAGCTAAAATCAATGCATTTAACGCAGGATTATCAACAATAATTCAATTTTTTATAAAAAATTTAAATAATTTAAAAAATATTTATAATAAAAAAGAAATTGGAATAATATTAAGTAACCCACCATATGGACAAAGAAAAGAAGCAGAAAACCAATTAGTTGGATTATATGTACAATTAGGTATAGTTTTAAAAAAATATTTCGAGAATTGGCAGTTATCGATTTTAAGCTCATCAAATTTTTTATTAAATTTTTTACAAATGCAATCGTATCAAAAATATATTCTAAAAAATGGAACATTAAATTGTATTCAAAAAAACTATCAAATTTTCTTAAATAATCCTATTTCTGAGAATAATGAATATCAAAATAGAATAAGAAAAAATTTTAAAAAATTAAAAAAGTGGACTATTCAAGAAAAAATAGAATGTTTTCGTCTATATAACGCTGATTTACCTAATTATAATATAATAGTAGATGTTTACAAAAAATGGATAGTTGTGCAAGAATACAAAGCGCCTAAAATTATAAATTGTAAAAAAGCACATCAAAGATTATGCAATGCTATATATTATACTAAAGAAATACTGTCTATTGATATTAACAATATAATATTAAAAATTAGAAAAAAAAATAAGAATAACACACAATATCAAAAATTATTTAATAAAAGTAATTTTATACAAATTAAAGAATATCATGCAAAATTTTTAGTTAATTTAACAGACTATTTAGATACTGGATTATTTTTAGAAACAAGATTAATAAGAAAGCTAATAGGCATAATATCTAAAGGAAAAGATTTTTTAAATTTATTTTCATATACTGGAACTGCAACTGTTTACGCTGGATTAGGTGAAGCAAAGAGTACCACTAGTATAGATATGTCCAATACTTATATACAATGGTCTATGAAAAACATGTTAATTAATAACTTGACAAGTACTAAACATAATTTTATTCAAGCAAATTGTCTAGATTGGATAAAAAAAACCAACAAGAAATTTGATCTTATTTTTATCAATCCACCGACCTTTTCAAATTCCAAGAAAATGAATAAATCTTTTGAGTTAACAAGAGATTATCTTAATGTTATTCAAGATTTGAAAACAATATTACGTGTAAATGGTAATATCATTTTCTCAAGTTCCAAACATAATTTTCAAATTAATTTAGATGCTCTAAATAAAATAAAATTATCCGCAAAAAACATAACAAAAAAAACTCAATCTAAAGATTACATGAATAATTCAAAGTTATATCATTCCTGGATTATTAAACATACTCGATAA
- a CDS encoding leucyl aminopeptidase has protein sequence MKLLVKNCTLDKVKTDCIIVGLFDSYKFSISAEYLNDCSDGYITSLLKLGDIKGKLGEMMLLYNVPKIFSKRVLLVGLGEKNKLTKSSLEEIFKNIIRKLKKISVKNIICSFSEININSENNIYWLIRSITIFIHKFLYKITKINSTTKNSMCFNLIIFNILNKNELLVAQTALKHALAINSGITSAKDINNLPPNICNPLFLSYQAKQLSLRYPDNISVEVIDLEAMKKLGMYAYTAVGSGSKNKPFMSVIKYSGNNTSNKKIALVGKGLTFDSGGISIKPASNMHEMKYDMSGAAAVYGTMIMVAELKLPLTIIGVLAGCENMLGGNAFRPGDVLTTMSGQTVEVLNTDAEGRLVLCDTLTYLERFSPNIVVDIATLTGACVTALGDSVSGFFTNNEYLFDEFNRASKETNDKIWRLPLFPEYQKTLSSSIADFSNIGDSKAGAITAACFLSNFAKKYDWAHLDIAGTAWKSGKNKGSTGRPVELLCQFLLNQIR, from the coding sequence ATGAAACTTTTAGTGAAAAATTGCACTTTAGATAAGGTAAAAACAGATTGTATAATTGTAGGTCTTTTTGATTCATACAAATTTTCTATTTCTGCAGAATACTTAAATGATTGTAGTGATGGTTATATTACCTCATTACTCAAATTAGGTGATATTAAAGGGAAATTAGGTGAAATGATGCTATTATACAATGTTCCTAAAATCTTTTCAAAAAGAGTGCTATTAGTAGGTCTTGGAGAAAAAAATAAACTTACTAAGTCTAGTTTAGAAGAAATATTTAAAAATATTATACGAAAATTGAAAAAAATATCTGTCAAAAATATTATCTGTTCTTTTTCTGAAATAAATATTAACAGTGAAAATAACATATATTGGTTAATTAGATCTATAACAATTTTTATTCATAAGTTTTTATATAAAATTACCAAAATTAATAGTACTACTAAAAATAGTATGTGTTTTAATTTAATTATATTTAATATTTTAAACAAAAATGAATTACTTGTAGCACAAACAGCTTTAAAACATGCATTAGCTATTAATTCCGGGATAACATCTGCAAAAGATATTAATAATTTACCACCTAATATTTGCAATCCTTTATTTTTATCTTATCAAGCAAAACAACTTTCTTTAAGATATCCAGATAATATTAGTGTTGAAGTAATTGATCTTGAAGCAATGAAAAAATTAGGCATGTATGCTTATACAGCAGTAGGTAGTGGTTCAAAAAACAAACCATTTATGTCTGTAATCAAATATTCTGGAAATAATACTAGTAATAAAAAAATTGCCTTAGTAGGAAAAGGCTTAACTTTTGATTCTGGAGGAATCTCTATTAAACCAGCATCAAATATGCACGAAATGAAATATGATATGTCTGGAGCAGCAGCAGTTTATGGTACCATGATCATGGTAGCTGAATTAAAATTACCTTTAACAATTATAGGAGTTTTGGCTGGATGCGAAAATATGCTTGGAGGAAATGCTTTTAGACCAGGAGATGTTTTAACTACTATGTCTGGTCAAACAGTAGAAGTACTAAATACTGATGCTGAAGGAAGATTAGTATTATGTGATACGTTAACTTATTTGGAGCGTTTTTCTCCAAACATTGTAGTAGATATTGCTACTTTAACTGGTGCATGCGTTACAGCATTGGGAGATTCTGTAAGTGGTTTTTTTACAAACAACGAGTATTTATTTGATGAATTTAATAGAGCTTCAAAAGAAACTAATGATAAGATATGGCGTTTACCTTTATTCCCAGAATATCAAAAAACATTAAGTTCTTCTATTGCAGATTTTTCTAATATAGGAGATAGTAAAGCTGGTGCTATAACTGCAGCTTGTTTTCTTTCTAACTTTGCAAAAAAATATGATTGGGCACATTTAGATATTGCTGGAACGGCTTGGAAATCAGGTAAAAATAAAGGATCTACAGGTCGTCCTGTTGAACTTTTATGTCAATTTTTATTGAATCAAATTAGATAA